ACTTCGGTAATTCGCAGCCACTTCGTCCTCTAAGACAGGTAGCGATCCATATTCCGAATACTGTTTATTGAATAATATCGGTTGATTTAGTGCTTTGTTTCATAGCTCTGATGAGATAGGTAGCAGTAGGTGTTTTGTGATCTTAGGTTCTAGTagtgtttagggttttaatgagtttgtatgcCGCCTCTGATGATGATTCAAATATACTTTCGTTCTTCCGAGATTCTCCGTGCGGCAAATATTTGGAGACCTGAACTGAAGGAGGCTTCATTATTCGTAATCATTAtgtgattatatatacaaactATACTTGTTTGCTTTTAGGGATTGGTGCTTTGACTGCTTTCtttggttgttttgttttgattttccacTGTTCTGGTGGATTTTGATACTTTCATTAGGTCATTCGTTAGTGATTTATTTTGATGATTTGTGTGAAGCATTGGTTGATTCGGTATTTGAGAGAGCATGGACAAATGGTCATAGCCGCAATGACACTGTATTTACTGGTTGGAGTGATGTATTTCATGACACATTGTTATGTAATGTTGTTGTAGGTTATGAAGATGCTATTTATACTCTGGGTATGTGAGATTGATTGACTGGGTTCATGTATTTATTTGCAGGTTTGGTGTGCAGTTTTTGGAACAAGTCTATAATAGCTTAACTTTGGTTCAGGATGTCCAGCCGACCAATGGAAGTAGATGTAAGTTATAACGCTCTTTTTGGTATTATGATTGCGTCTTTATCATGTCTGTTGTTCTGTTTTTGCTGGGGTTGTGTTAACTGTTGCTGAAATTTGTTATCTATTTTGCGACATTGAACTAGCGTTAGTCGGTAGTGTATACGAAACCCAAAAAGTTTGTTGTCTGTTGTTCAATTGCATATGTTGATTTGTACAACTACTTAGTGTGCCTATGGCTTCTATGTCTATGCCTGTGTTTCTGTTCCTAGTACTAATTGAAATCTCATTGTCTGATTTATCCTATACATCCATGTAGGATTTAGCTTGGTCTCGGGGGTTTCCCAGTTCCATAAGTACTGTAAATGGTATGGTTTCTTTTCTGTTCTTTTCTTAAGCTTTGTATTTGaaaaccttttttttaatgaaagaACAAAAGCCAATTTGCAGAGCAAAGGCATTTGTAAAATATGGCGTGAATTGCATTGAAGGTTGGCAATAATATCAAGCGATTCTCTGTGCCTATCAGATTCTCATAGTTCTGATTATGGCCTCGAACAAGTCGTGACATTTAGTTATCCTATATATAACCATCTGACGGAGTTAGTTTGATAGTGTTCTCTCTTCTTATAGGTTCCTTTCTTTACTGTTGCACTTTCtttattaaatgaaaaaaacaaaagccaATTTGCAGAGCAAGGGTGTCCTGTGGCGCAAATTGCATTGAAGGTTGGCAATAATATCAAGCAATTCTCCGTGCCTATCAAATATTAATTGTTTTGCTTATGGCCTCGAACAAGTTGTGACATCCATTCGTCCTATAAATTTAACCATCTATAGGAATAAGTTTGAGAGCTTTCTCTTCTTTAGGTTTCTCTCTTTACTTGGAAACTATCTTGATTCaatgaaagaaaacaaaacccaATTTGCAGAGCAAAGGCGTTCAATATTTGTGGCGCAAATTGCATTGAAGGTTGGCAATAATATCAAGCGATTCTCCGTGCCTATCAAATTCTAATAGTTTTGTAATGGCCTCGAACAAGTCGCGACATTCATTCATCCTGCTAGGTACCTAGTGTTTactatttttctttcattagtTGTAAATTGTGTGGTTTGCTTCTAGTTCCTTTTGTTAAAAGAGTGAAAAAAGCCAGTTTGCAGAGCAAAGGCATCCCATCTTTGTGGTGCAAATTGCATTGAAGGTTGGCAATAGTATCAAGCGATTCTCCGTGCCTATCAAAGTTTAATTGTGTTGAATGTGGCCTCGAACAAGTCGCAACACTCCTCATATATAACCATCTAATAGTCACCATCTGTGCTAACTAGGTGTTTATGTCTTCCAAACTTAGGAAAAAAGATACAGTCTCACTTCAACATATAAACCTAGTTATTAGATCTGTTTTGATGATTGGGTTGCGTTGCTTACCTTTTCTTTGACTGCTGCAGGGTGTACAGGACCACTCTCGATTCTCATGTTGAGTGTCAAGAATCATACTCAGGTAATActttcttgtaatttttcatCCATATGGGATGCTTTACATATCTCATTGGTTCAGGGAAGTGTTCTGATTCAAGTTGGTTCTCCGTTGTGAATGTAGGTCCTCATCAATTGCCGCAACAACAGAAAGCTTTTTGGCAGAGTGAGAGCATTTGATCGGCACTGCAACATGGTTCTGGAAAATGTCAAGGAGATGTGGACTGAGGTAGATTGGTCAACCATTGTTCTTATTCTTGTTGTTTGCTTGATTCTCAAAGATCTTTTTTCTAGTACATATCTTTCATCGGCAGGTTCCAAGGGCTGGGAAAGGCAAGACGAAGGCCCAAGCGGTGAACAAGGACAGATTCATCAGCAAGATGTTTCTCCGCGGAGATTCTGTAGTCATTGTTCTGAGGAATCCCAAGTGATGTACTGCAGCATTATGCTGAAAATTATACCCAATTTACGAACTGGAAACCCTTTGTAGGCTTACTGAAGATTGAAGATTGCTGAGAGTGTACATTTTGACCCGATGACTGTTACCAAGATCAATATTGTAGTAAATTTGGACTTTGCATTACCATGATTACCATCAGTTACTCTGTTGTGGCTTGTGGCTACGTAATTCTAATGAACCAATAGAAACTATCGTGTCGTTCGAATCAGTGATCATTTCAagcaaaattctcaaacaaTGCCAGTTTGTGAAGTAGGTTCATGTTGGTGCGCTGTCATTATCCACTACAACGGTGTGCCTCTTTATTCCTTCACAATGTTCTGTGCGCAAAACGACTGTATTGGCACATTCATCATTTCCAATCAATCATCATCAAGTGTTAGGTACATCGTTAATGATTGATAGGTGGCTAAAAGCACAATGCTTAATTAGTGTTCCAACCCTCATCAAGCCACCACTTTTCTCACTCTTCTTGAATCTCCCTCGTACGCGACCCGTAAACGACCACGAGAGTTAAATTCAAAACCTCTCGCTTACGAAACAACAAACACCGGTTACCCACAACGACCCGATGACCCGTACTCTTAAAATGGAAATTACATTATTATACTTAAAAGTCTGAGGCTGCCACGTGTCCCCCCTTGGAGAATTATGGTATGATTATTTTACACACCTCAAAATTCTTAGAAGCTCTGAAGTCTGGGACTGACTGACTGACTGTAAAAGTAGTTCTGGAGTATTGGATTTTGGCGCAGACCTTATCCTCATTTTTCATTCTCTCCTGAAGATATGGGGAAAGGCGGTGGCTGCGTCCCTAGCAAGAAGAAGGTCCCGTCCGCCGACGACGCCACGCGCGTCTCACGCGACGCTCCGATTTCCGCGGAGGGCAATTCCGCCGCCGCCTCCAATCCCATTGCGGACTCCAGTCAAAACGACGCCGTCTCGGCGGCGGTGAAGCTGAGGATATTCATCGTGTTCTACTCGATGTACGGACACGTGGAGGAGCTGGCGCGGAGGATCAAGAAGGGGGTGGACGGCGTGGAGGGGGTGGAGGGGGTGCTTTACAGGGTGCCGGAGACGCTGACGGCGGAGGTGCTGGAGGCGATGAAGGCGCCGCCGAAGGATGACGGAATTCCTGAGATTTCTGCGGCGGAGATGACGGCGGCGGACGGGGTGTTGTTCGGGTTTCCGACGAGGTACGGGTGCATGGCGGCGCAGATGAAGGCGTTTTTCGACTCGACCGGAGGGTTGTGGAAGGAGCAGAGCCTCGCCGGAAAGCCTGCCGGGTTTTTTGTCAGTACGGGGACTCAGGGCGGTGGCCAAGAAACCACAGCGTAAGGTTTCAGTTCCTAATTATATAACGCCATTGATCTCTTGTtgaatttatatttgttttatgtATCTGATTGTGTATATGATTATGAGCATTGCAATGAGGTTTAATAGGTTTTTCATAATCTGTATAACAAAGAATAAGCCGTATTACATTGTTTGAGAGAATGAAGCTTTGAGCTCGAATTTAATATGTTGCATTTGAAAACATATTTTTCTGGTGCTTGTTCtatttgatattttgatcTTGATTACTTCAAAGAAGGTCAAACTTTGATCCACAAAGCTCGAGTCTTTAGGTTGACATTCTTTCCAATGTGCATTTGAGTACATGATTTGCCCTTAGCTTCACGGTGAAGTATATAAAAATGTGGGATTAACTtgcgaatatatatattagagtACATTTTAAGCAAGGCTGAATGTGATGTTATCACTAAAATATGGAATATAATACAATGCAAGATGTAGGTCATGTTCTGtaatattgaatttttgtctGTGAATGCTTCTGTACTTTGATTATTTGACGCGATTGTCTGAAGTAGCTCGTAAGTGGGATTCGACTTATATCCGGTAAAATTACTCCCCTATAATGTGATAAGTGATTTTGAGTATTCTGTGCTGTTGTGTATTGCAGTTGGACGGCAATCACCCAGTTAGCACACCATGGAATGCTATTTGTTCCCATTGGGTATACTTTTGGAGCTGGCATGTTTAAGATGGACTCAGTAAGAGGGGGTTCTCCATATGGTGCTGGTGTTTATGCAGGCGATGGCTCAAGACGGCCAAGTGAAACAGAGTTGGGGCTTGCAGAGCATCAAGGGAAGTATATGGCAGCAGTAGTCAAGAAGCTTGCCTAAGCTTGATGATGAATTCCTTTAAAATCTTTGTGCGCCATCATtttgattgtgtttcttttttctcattCCAAATATATCTCTCATGTGATTGATCGTCGCACTTTCTCATCCCTCTCATTGCTGAAAGATGGTACAGTATCACAGTTCTTTCGAGTGTTAGTTCATTACATCTTTACTTCATATCTGATCAAAAATCTGTATACGGTTAAAAGTGGCTCTGCCTGATTGTGGCGATAATAATATGGGAATCTGTGGGTTGTGTCTTTTTGTGTACTTGAGTTCTTAAACGTGTAACTCATACCATTTAAGACTTGAGATATTAATCATATGAGTAAACTCATTGTCTTCTCAGACCGGCTCAAGCAtctttttgttcatttttttctgACCATTTGTGATGATTAATACTGGTTTAGAACAGAAACCCTTATCTGTGACATTGAATATAATAAGATGGTCTGTGATAAATTCACCTttttgatatatcaattttttgttcatcttttcttgtgaagcaactattgGTGCTCTTGATGCATACATAGCCAACAATGACCATGTCCAGAATCCAGATAGTTTATTGTTGATTACTTTAAAGGAATGTGGACTGATCTTAAGAGGCTGAAAATATCAAAGGTCCATTTACTCGGATCAAATGTGAAGATCATGTTTAATGTTTTGGTTTATCAATTCCAGATGATCATATTCTCCGTTCCCTAAGATTGTTTACTAATATCAAAGGAGTTGAGAATCACTGCACTCTGTTGTCTTTTCATACCAGAAATGGGCTCCTTCACCATTTCTTTAAACAATCCAAAATATCCTTACAGTGTCCAATATTGGACACATGAACTAATTGAGGAGGTTGAGGTCATTGAGGATTGTGGTAAGGTTTGAGGAGTTTGTATTAGGGACGATGAATCAAAATATTTCTCATTTTGAGTaagattttagagttttcccaaataacaaaaaaagcCATGTACTATACTCCCCTAGTAGAAATGATTACCTACAAACTATGACAAGAATCAAAGTAGTAATACATAAAAATTCCATCCTTCCACCTTCAAAAACATTATATTCAAATGTCATTGTCTTCTGAGTTCAACGTGCACATAATTCAGACTTGTTGGTTGATACTTACAGAAACTGTGGCACTGTAATACGGAGTCCACTGTGGTTAATTTCACTAGAAAATGAGCTTATGTAACATTTAGTTTTCATGTTAGCCTTCTTAGATGTTAATCATGTTATGGTGAATATGGTGCGTATCATTCATATTGGTCATCCTTAGATAACATTTTGCTTTAGCAAATTACTCTGTAATCACCTACATGTTTTCCTATTCTTGGTTGAAATAAATTTCATATCTTGGGTCATTCACCCAGTTTCTCATTCCCTTACCTTTTTACCCCAGATGTAAAACCAAAAAATGGCACCATTTTTAATCCCATAACAAAGCAAGCGCAAGGCCATATTCGGAAACTCACCTTAAACATTCATCATCTCAGTTTTCAACGGATCATATAAAACATAATAGCTGAAAACCTGAAACAAACCAGATATTATTATCGCACTCTCTCGATTTCACAATCGAAACCAAAGCCTGGAGAGCAGCGATGGCAGACACTCTAAGCGCTCTGAGGTCTCTAATGGCGTCTCACTCTCCTCCTCTTGACGCCTTGGTTGTTCCCTCCGAAGATTACCACCAGGTCCCCTCCCTCTTAATCTCAAGTCTTCCATTCCCCGATCATCGAGATCACATCGGAATATTCGTTCTTGATTATTCTCGATTCCTGAGTTTCTGAATCTTGATTTGAATTTGCAGAGCGAGTATGTTTCTGCTAGAGACAAACGACGTCAATTCGTTTCTGGCTTCAGCGGAAGTGCCGGTCAGTTTTCTTgcattcaatttttttgttcatttaTACAAGTAACTCTAGTTTGAATCTTGATGTTTGTAATTGTAAATATTGAAGCCGATTATAATCTGAATGTGTattaagtatcttttgaaGAACGAAGATTATAGATATTGAAGTTGTGTTGAATTTTGTGGATTGCACTTTTTGTTCAGGTTTGGCTCTGATAACTAAGAA
This genomic interval from Argentina anserina chromosome 1, drPotAnse1.1, whole genome shotgun sequence contains the following:
- the LOC126784711 gene encoding uncharacterized protein LOC126784711 isoform X2 — encoded protein: MASNKSRHSFILLGCTGPLSILMLSVKNHTQVLINCRNNRKLFGRVRAFDRHCNMVLENVKEMWTEVPRAGKGKTKAQAVNKDRFISKMFLRGDSVVIVLRNPK
- the LOC126784704 gene encoding probable NAD(P)H dehydrogenase (quinone) FQR1-like 2; translated protein: MGKGGGCVPSKKKVPSADDATRVSRDAPISAEGNSAAASNPIADSSQNDAVSAAVKLRIFIVFYSMYGHVEELARRIKKGVDGVEGVEGVLYRVPETLTAEVLEAMKAPPKDDGIPEISAAEMTAADGVLFGFPTRYGCMAAQMKAFFDSTGGLWKEQSLAGKPAGFFVSTGTQGGGQETTAWTAITQLAHHGMLFVPIGYTFGAGMFKMDSVRGGSPYGAGVYAGDGSRRPSETELGLAEHQGKYMAAVVKKLA
- the LOC126784711 gene encoding uncharacterized protein LOC126784711 isoform X3 yields the protein MSSRPMEVDDLAWSRGFPSSISTVNGCTGPLSILMLSVKNHTQVLINCRNNRKLFGRVRAFDRHCNMVLENVKEMWTEYISFIGRFQGLGKARRRPKR
- the LOC126784711 gene encoding uncharacterized protein LOC126784711 isoform X1, which translates into the protein MSSRPMEVDDLAWSRGFPSSISTVNGCTGPLSILMLSVKNHTQVLINCRNNRKLFGRVRAFDRHCNMVLENVKEMWTEVPRAGKGKTKAQAVNKDRFISKMFLRGDSVVIVLRNPK